A single region of the Lycium barbarum isolate Lr01 chromosome 2, ASM1917538v2, whole genome shotgun sequence genome encodes:
- the LOC132629053 gene encoding uncharacterized protein LOC132629053 gives MTLYQCAGSLGRVWRAFLIVPIAKQNTTTKEVLFKPTGKFDAILILSLCLFLIYHGFRKELYFIKFFKKLSKARSYCDFVSSIKGEGIRPVYVPKETWESWKKYWADPKVIEKSKIASKNRRGGEDAAASGTHTGGSISIGDHHKRLEKYQEILQNQSQTQSEVDQCQAYYEAVGGVKKRRIYGLGSQAVLYYGSNLRPSSVSDATSSVPPSNAQPAATGTLDELVTRLIPALTDSIIPALTDRLLPIIVERVRGLNPLVSSQMDTPNDHSSSMAPIVSAPATANIDQVHASVSDDDRGSSVSH, from the exons ATGACTCTATATCAATGTGCAGGTTCACTAGGCAGAGTCTGGCGTGCTTTTCTTATAGTGCCAATTGCAAAACAGAACACAACAACAAAAG AGGTGCTTTTCAAACCCACCGGAAAATTCGACGCCATTCTCATACTCTCACTCTGTTTATTTCTCATTTACCATG GGTTTAGGAAAGAGTTGTACTTCATCAAATTCTTCAAAAAGCTCTCGAAAG CGAGAAGCTACTGTGATTTCGTTAGCTCAATAAAAGGTGAGGGAATTCGGCCAGTTTATGTTCCGAAAGAAACATGGGAAAGTTGGAAGAAATATTGGGCAGATCCTAAGGTTATTGAAAAATCAAAAATAGCTTCAAAGAATCGTCGTGGCGGTGAGGATGCAGCTGCTAGTGGGACTCACACGGGTGGCTCTATTTCCATCGGAGATCATCACAAGAGACTT GAAAAATATCAAGAAATACTACAAAATCAGTCACAAACTCAATCTGAAGTTGATCAATGTCAAGCCTATTACGAAGCCGTAGGAGGGgtaaagaaaagaagaatatatggtcttggatctcaAGCAGTTTTATATTATGGGTCGAATCTTCGTCCTTCTTCTGTATCTGATGCTACGTCCTCAGTACCACCTTCGAATGCTCAACCAGCAGCGACGGGAACTTTGGATGAGTTAGTGACGCGATTAATTCCTGCATTGACTGATAGCATAATTCCTGCACTGACTGATCGCTTGCTTCCTATTATTGTTGAGCGGGTACGTGGATTGAATCCTTTAGTCTCTTCTCAGATGGACACTCCTAATGACCATTCATCATCTATGGCACCTATAGTTTCAGCTCCAGCTACTGCCAACATTGATCAAGTTCATGCATCGGTTTCTGATGATGATCGTGGCTCTTCAGTCTCTCATTAG